In Plasmodium gaboni strain SY75 chromosome 11, whole genome shotgun sequence, the following proteins share a genomic window:
- a CDS encoding mechanosensitive ion channel protein: MNEDKDENLKTFSRCKYPQSLMIDMSRSYMTKQDRINALNLYIEKSSYNPQLLQDDEEEDDEGESETIGDIILRILSIVFPDISPGLWFFIHFIMNLVVMCVSLSSLSEPNIHDSISEPKYNSKFIYGSMYCSFLILGINIGSFTILMSLHAIVQKFILEKLLQPSALCAAFYNTVDPELVYLFWSSIQIIYWRTNIILKSESNENNNSYYILRIFGYKDDETPFMFLKNIHWLITFPILLYIVFAVRLLFLSIISFIFELGFLMNAHDLLGKYLRKYGVLRKFNIEWFMFVADKQENIRTLFGYELYQDERIMKQIETDDISRKYIQNTAELLLFKNLPRNCTCCKITINRNKKNTMKLLLPPVFEAKNIIKSESSSLKNWLACHYVVNTPPLLFLLNNSIALTNKNSIRNASDIFFRQIIMSLKIYYQEKNDTYAFTTTPIHNNNINNINNINNNNINNNNNNNNMSMDGLIQSSNILNINTNEKNSFLLKHKKTYPSKTNIKNKLIQHDKFKKKKKKFYTNNSSDDDNDDKQKKINLENIFHDVDTYDAKGDGSKDDNLIDQNKESNNIIYENKIQNIDSIKLNEDVKKNKKRDPSKNKSKQTAKVKKKNITSEHINVNHIGQASQKMKENDKNIEQPNEQKNKKKNNNNNNKKDKMNNIETDHTVNYNANNIKLTNNYMENILHNNKEENGNTIKKEYITNDICETTMNIIEDDELNEKKKKNYDIISTINENIVNGLDKKIKNINIYPNEISNVDNHIHNINDDKDIKDGSHFYDMTNSNMNNAKFNILITPSLSTIQDKKDINETCEKEYKPNKMNHNNNNNNNNDNNNSNIICGDEINQTLQYIFKENHKDEFRNELENYNSISVDVKDFNIDDVLKKKYTNESIHQMEIKRFEQDEDKCIDIEKNNEIIQNGKNEIWHSNNSNSNNNNNSNIEYDHLQHIDYKKHKLQFNDIPLLGGFFFKRKEECIDPNISNINNNKHSCNEDDVNNNENVEYHIPFYKKKKEKNSRKLKSSGKEKHTYEINKCSKNIKNKWSLNKNNTYYYHSHLINEELNILERSDAINIKKYGEYNKDSFKFCKNMFRCLFCRRYKKEERLNKIRKDISLDLEDPFIMNVKSPIQLTLSGNEYITKDMIEVFLKPEETEEFMKEFDLSGHGKIDIIMFRNAIKRAISCRKKFIKSLKGQESILKLVRRLMSILLSFLASVVLLFMFGVSADTIIVTGAAFITAITVILSYMYTNFITSVIFIAFSNPYNIGDRIRLDGGEAMYIKKIKTYTTEFETTTGKIVIYENSKLSNVKIYNESRSKNAYIDISFKVDINTPLVALKELRKSLQYLVDSRPSDFCKTKNLYFGYSLQPGHFYEISFWIKCVEGWGNWRKVFELRTDIYDFIILQLRILSISYRLPTQKIGFTAPLNIADGYNNNNNNINPTNIQSNYNMNRNINHNMNTQQAKINYPPHGNNNYPTHHLRYNRNKPLQYNSPTKEARNNLFIETAKHKREFDNTSLQFDKEHDEDSPHMMNIKNVDMTDEYLRKNNVRLLYNGYESVKSCNGNNMDISKENRKGYNSEYNREHNREYNSGYMYESYLQKNNDYNNNNDYNNHNDCNDYDDHNDYFMHSKKLKGKHDFTTNINPNNNKENILMNTFQNKIESIRSKNNYLDVYCDKTLNEDHKVYNNIPYINNNEYIYNNNNYRTNNILYDYKNMKLKNSDNSYLYDNEKIIQCNYLQNISNVDVANHINNNHINNMKIKTFDHFNPTHTYNDDIYTPHKNKGAQNIFENMYELKNICNNNCDDKNYFSYDSSSGYDSYECVKHFTYLHDKKNNVLLKRRKMKMA, from the coding sequence atgaatgaaGATAAGGATGAGAACTTAAAAACTTTTTCAAGGTGTAAATATCCTCAATCGTTGATGATAGATATGTCTAGATCTTATATGACTAAACAGGATAGAATAAATGcattaaatttatatattgagAAATCTTCTTATAACCCTCAATTGTTACAagatgatgaagaagaagatGATGAAGGTGAGAGTGAGACCATTGGAGATATTATTCTTCGTATATTATCAATAGTATTTCCTGATATATCTCCTGGTTTATGgttttttattcattttataatgaATTTAGTAGTTATGTGTGTAAGTTTAAGTTCATTATCGGAGCCTAATATCCATGATTCTATATCAGAACCTAAATATAATAgtaaatttatatatggAAGTATGTATTGTAGTTTTTTAATATTAGGTATAAATATAGGTTCTTTTACAATATTAATGTCATTGCATGCAATAGTTCAGAAATTtatattagaaaaattattacaaCCTAGTGCTTTATGTGCAGCTTTTTATAATACGGTTGATCCTGAATTagtttatttattttggtcttctatacaaataatatattggagaacaaatataatattaaaatcTGAATCgaatgaaaataataatagttattatatattaagaataTTTGGTTATAAGGATGATGAAACACCttttatgtttttaaaaaacatTCATTGGTTGATTACATTTcctatattattatatatagtttTTGCTGTaagattattatttttgtctattatatcttttatttttgaattGGGTTTTTTAATGAATGCTCATGATTTGTTAGGTAAATATTTAAGAAAGTATGGTGTATTACGAAAATTTAATATTGAATGGTTTATGTTTGTAGCTGATAAACaagaaaatataagaaCATTATTTGGATATGAACTGTATCAAGATGAACGTATCATGAAACAAATTGAAACTGATGATATTAGTAGGAAGTATATACAAAACACAGctgaattattattatttaaaaactTACCTCGTAATTGTACTTGTTGtaaaataacaataaatagaaataaaaaaaatactatgaaattattattaccaCCTGTTTTTGAAGcaaagaatattataaaatcaGAAAGTTCTTCTCTAAAAAATTGGCTAGCTTGTCATTATGTTGTTAATACACCACCattattgtttttattaaataatagtatagccctaacaaataaaaattccATAAGAAATGCAAgtgatatattttttagacaaattattatgtccttgaaaatatattatcaagaaaaaaatgatacTTATGCATTTACCACAACGCCCATACATAACAACAACatcaataatattaataatattaataataataatattaataataataataataataataatatgtcTATGGATGGTCTAATACAAAGTAGTAATATTCTcaatattaatacaaatgaaaaaaattcatttcttttaaaacacaaaaaaacatatccttctaaaacaaatataaaaaataaactaATTCAACACGAcaaattcaaaaaaaaaaaaaaaaaattttatactaataattcatctgatgatgataatgatgataagcaaaaaaaaattaatctagaaaatatttttcatgATGTAGATACATATGATGCAAAAGGGGATGGGTCGAAGGATGACAATTTAATCGATCAGAATAAAgaatcaaataatataatatatgaaaacAAAATACAAAACATAGATTCTATTAAGTTAAATGAAGatgtgaaaaaaaataaaaaaagagatccatcaaaaaataaatccAAGCAAACAGCtaaagtaaaaaaaaaaaatataacaagTGAACATATAAACGTAAACCATATAGGACAGGCGTCCCAAAAAATGAAggaaaatgataaaaatattgaacaaccaaatgaacaaaaaaataaaaaaaaaaataataataataataataaaaaagataaaatgaataatatagaaaCGGATCACACAGTTAATTATAATGCAAACAATATAAAACTAACTAATAATTACATggaaaatattttacataataataaagaagaaaacggtaatacaattaaaaaggaatatataacaaatgATATATGTGAGACTACTATGAATATAATAGAAGATGATgaattaaatgaaaaaaaaaaaaaaaattatgatattatatctacaataaatgaaaatatagTGAACGGTTTGgacaaaaaaataaaaaatataaatatatatccaaATGAAATATCTAATGTGGATAAtcatatacataatataaatgatgataaagatataaaagatgggtctcatttttatgatatGACAAATTcaaatatgaataatgcaaagtttaatatattaataacaCCTTCATTGTCAACTATACaagataaaaaagatattaatGAAACATGTGAAAAGGAATATAAACCCAATAAAATGAACcacaacaataataataataataataatgataataataatagtaatattatttgtgGGGATGAAATAAACCAGACattacaatatattttcaaagAGAATCATAAAGATGAATTTAGGAACGAACtagaaaattataatagCATTTCAGTTGATGTAAAAGATTTTAATATTGATGATgttttgaaaaaaaaatatacaaatgaATCTATTCATCAAAtggaaataaaaagattTGAACAGGATGAAGATAAATGTATAGAcatagaaaaaaataatgagATAATACAAAATGGTAAGAACGAAATATGGCatagtaataatagtaatagtaataataataataatagtaatatagAATATGATCATTTACAACATATTGATTATAAAAAACACAAATTACAGTTCAATGATATTCCTTTATTGGGaggttttttttttaaaagaaagGAAGAATGCATAGATCCTAATATTTCAAacattaataataataaacacTCATGTAATGAAGATGATGTGAACaataatgaaaatgtaGAATATCATATTccattttataaaaaaaagaaagaaaaaaatagCAGGAAATTAAAATCGAGTGGGAAGGAAAAACATACATatgaaattaataaatgtagtaagaatataaaaaataaatggtctttaaataagaataatacatattattatcattcaCATTTAATTAACGAAGAACTGAATATATTAGAAAGAAGTGATgctataaatataaaaaaatatggagAATATAATAAGGATAGTTTTAAATTTTGTAAGAATATGTTTAGATGTTTATTTTGtagaagatataaaaaagaagaaagaTTAAATAAGATTCGGAAGGATATTTCTTTAGATTTAGAGGATCCTTTTATAATGAATGTAAAAAGTCCTATACAATTAACATTAAGTGgtaatgaatatataacaaaagATATGATAGAAGTATTTTTAAAACCTGAAGAAACAGAAGAATTTATGAAAGAATTTGATTTATCTGGACATGGAAAAATTGATATAATTATGTTTAGAAATGCAATAAAAAGAGCTATATCatgtagaaaaaaatttataaaaagttTAAAAGGTCAAGAGagtattttaaaattaGTAAGAAGACTAATgtctatattattatcatttcTAGCTTCAgttgttttattatttatgtttgGAGTATCTGCAGATACAATTATAGTAACAGGAGCAGCATTTATAACAGCAATAACTGTTATTTTAAgttatatgtatacaaaTTTTATAACATCTGTAATATTTATAGCATTTTCAAATCCATACAATATAGGAGATAGAATAAGATTAGATGGTGGTGAGGctatgtatataaaaaaaataaaaacatatacaACTGAATTTGAAACAACAACTGGaaaaatagtaatatatgaaaattcaaaattaagtaatgttaaaatatataatgaaagTAGATCAAAAAATGCATACATagatatatcatttaaGGTTGATATTAATACACCATTAGTTGCACTTAAAGAATTAAGAAAAAGTTTACAATATTTAGTAGATAGTAGACCAAGTGATTTTTGTAAGActaaaaatttatattttggATATTCTTTACAACCAGGAcatttttatgaaataaGTTTTTGGATTAAATGTGTTGAAGGCTGGGGTAATTGGAGAAAAGTTTTTGAATTAAGAACagatatatatgattttattatattacaatTACGCATTCTAAGTATATCTTATAGATTACCTACTCAAAAAATTGGATTTACAGCTCCTCTTAATATAGCAGATGGttacaataataataataataatatcaatcCTACTAATATACAATctaattataatatgaatcGTAATATAAACCATAATATGAATACACAACAAGCTAAGATTAATTATCCACCTCatggaaataataattatccTACTCATCATCTTAGatataatagaaataaaCCTCTACAATATAATAGCCCCACAAAAGAAGCAAGAAATAACTTATTTATAGAAACAGCAAAACATAAAAGAGAATTTGACAATACCTCTCTTCAATTTGATAAGGAACATGATGAAGATTCACCTCATATGAtgaatattaaaaatgttgATATGACGGATGAatatttaagaaaaaataacGTCAGATTGTTATATAATGGTTATGAAAGTGTAAAAAGTTGTAATGGTAATAATATGGACATATCTAAAGAAAATAGAAAAGGATACAATAGTGAATACAACAGGGAACACAACAGAGAATACAACAGTGGGTATATGTATGAATCGTAtctacaaaaaaataacgattataataacaataatgattataataatcataatgATTGTAATGATTATGATGATCATAATGATTATTTTATGCATAGTAAAAAATTGAAAGGAAAACATGATTTTActacaaatataaatccAAATAACAATAAGGAAAACATTTTGATGAATACatttcaaaataaaatcgAGTCCATACGctcaaaaaataattacCTTGATGTATATTGTGATAAAACATTAAATGAAGACCATAAGgtgtataataatataccttatattaacaataatgaatatatatacaataataataattataggactaacaatatattatatgacTATAAAAAcatgaaattaaaaaattctGATAATTCTTATTTGTATGACAATGAAAAGATAATTCAATGTaattatttacaaaatatttcaaatgTCGATGTAGctaatcatataaataataatcatattaataatatgaagATTAAAACATTTGATCATTTTAATCCTACACACACttataatgatgatatatatacaccacacaaaaataaaggtgcacaaaatatatttgaaaatatgtatgaattaaaaaatatatgtaacaATAATTgtgatgataaaaattatttctCATATGACAGTTCTTCTGGATATGATAGTTATGAATGTGTTAAACATTTTACATATCTCCAtgataaaaagaataacgttttattaaaaagaagaaagatgaaaatggcataa
- a CDS encoding putative IWS1-like protein — protein MSSDSNKNAHESLENSGLFNDENASDGNDVENFKKKMKMIKVLNVKKNKEIKKDGKDKKKRKLQRIIDDENEDEGDAIEKENVQGDDEEGAFLFGNDDLVEEDEERHKKKRKKEKEEKDKHKKKKSIKSIIENDDKDKIHSDDSNYNDDNKKNNSNNDNNNDNNISDGDDDDNNNSDSSYDNSMSDHSDIKKKTKKKKKKKKKKYIKKKKKKKKKSEFIDTIAEEGDEDEKEEDEDYDDENNINIDKMTNENKKSKNINFDKLGLGDDDEDEDNYMNDFGNTSNISEKKKKSHFDEILENLKSKRKRVHKISEDDGLNYCENILNQMILMHEQDIQNMKEKKPATAKLEIIDNVCKILTKPKWKPFFMKLNIYHVLALWLMPTSKNTLPNFTIRTNLLKVIQQLPITIKSLRGSQLGKIMTYLHSHKHETEENKKLIKNIMQNWMGPIIGINTNYKQYLKERQKRISENPEYHKKVLEKAKTLIPDSISIEKEEEQNEMKRHATIPYNSECSFLINVPSSIPSTSKKIIPKSKIKRLTDNMKLLKRCKKMQKVSIEGKGVAVAP, from the coding sequence atgagTAGCgattcaaataaaaatgcCCACGAGTCGTTAGAGAACTCGGGTTTATTCAACGACGAAAATGCATCTGACGGAAACGATGTCGAGAActttaagaaaaaaatgaaaatgattaaagtattaaatgtaaagaaaaataaagaaataaagaAAGATGGAAAGGAtaagaagaaaagaaaaCTTCAAAGGATTATCgatgatgaaaatgaagaCGAGGGTGATGCTATTGAGAAAGAAAATGTTCAAGGAGATGATGAAGAGGGTGCGTTTCTTTTTGGTAATGATGATTTGGTTGAAGAGGATGAGGAGAGACAtaagaagaaaagaaaaaaagaaaaggaagaaaaagataaacacaaaaaaaaaaaaagtataaagtcaataatagaaaatgatgataaagATAAGATTCATAGTGATGATAGTAATTATAATGAcgataataaaaagaataatagtaataatgataacaataatgataataatattagtgatggtgatgatgatgataataataatagtgatAGCAGCTATGATAATAGTATGAGCGATCACAGTGATATTAAgaagaaaacaaaaaaaaaaaaaaaaaaaaaaaaaaaaaaatatattaaaaaaaaaaaaaaaaaaaaaaaaaaaagcgAATTTATTGATACCATTGCAGAAGAAGGTgatgaagatgaaaaagaagaagatgaagattatgatgatgaaaataatataaatatagataaaatGACTAACgaaaataaaaaatcaaagaatataaattttgATAAATTAGGTTTAGgtgatgatgatgaagacgaagataattatatgaacGATTTTGGAAATACATCTAATATATcagaaaagaaaaaaaaatctcattttgatgaaatattagaaaatttaaaatCTAAAAGAAAAAGAGTTCATAAGATTTCAGAAGATGATGGATTAAATTATTGTGAGAATATATTGAATCAGATGATATTAATGCATGAACAagatatacaaaatatgaaagaaaaaaagcCAGCAACAGCTAAATTAGAAATTATAGATAATGtttgtaaaatattaacaaaaCCGAAATGGAAACCATTCTTTatgaaattaaatatatatcatgTATTAGCCTTATGGTTGATGCCAACATCCAAAAACACATTACCCAATTTTACTATAAGAACAAATTTATTGAAAGTAATTCAGCAATTACCAATTACTATTAAATCATTAAGAGGAAGTCAGCTAGGTAAAATAATGACTTATTTACACTCACATAAACATGAAAcagaagaaaataaaaaactcataaaaaatataatgcAAAATTGGATGGGTCCAATTATAGGAATTAATACAAACTATAAacaatatttaaaagaaagACAAAAAAGGATATCTGAAAATCCTGAATATCATAAAAAAGTTCTTGAAAAGGCAAAAACATTAATACCTGATTCAATATCTATAGAAAAGGAAGaagaacaaaatgaaatgaAAAGACATGCAACTATTCCATATAATAGTGAATGCTCTTTTCTAATTAATGTTCCCTCTTCTATACCTAGTACTagtaaaaaaattatcCCAAAAAGTAAAATTAAGAGGTTAACAgataatatgaaattaTTGAAAAGATGTAAAAAAATGCAAAAGGTTTCGATTGAAGGAAAGGGAGTAGCTGTTGCACCTTAA